In Phyllobacterium zundukense, one DNA window encodes the following:
- a CDS encoding ArsR/SmtB family transcription factor, which translates to MVEFQTPHLDAVFHALSDPTRRAMLHRLTDGERSVSDLATPFNMSLAGASKHIKVLEGAGLVRRHVQGRTHMCQLEAARLAEAQEWLRTYERFWTARLDDLEEILRAEDHAAAQTAEKLPKNPSTPEKTSRRQK; encoded by the coding sequence ATGGTTGAATTTCAGACACCCCATCTCGACGCCGTCTTCCATGCCCTCTCCGATCCGACACGAAGGGCCATGCTGCATCGGCTTACGGACGGAGAGCGTTCGGTCAGCGATCTCGCGACACCCTTCAACATGTCGCTGGCGGGCGCATCGAAACATATCAAGGTCCTGGAAGGTGCCGGGCTGGTCCGCAGGCATGTCCAGGGCAGGACGCATATGTGCCAGCTTGAAGCGGCGCGGCTTGCCGAAGCACAGGAATGGCTGCGCACATATGAAAGGTTCTGGACTGCGCGTCTGGATGATCTTGAGGAAATCCTGCGCGCCGAGGATCACGCCGCAGCTCAGACGGCCGAGAAACTGCCAAAGAACCCATCAACACCTGAAAAAACGTCAAGGAGACAGAAATGA
- the coaBC gene encoding bifunctional phosphopantothenoylcysteine decarboxylase/phosphopantothenate--cysteine ligase CoaBC, which produces MASITIRNLDDTIKEKLRLRAAAHGRSMEEEVRLLLGDLANTTPFGTVAAVVGEPSAVSGSLSGRRVLLIIGGGIAAYKCLDLIRRLRERGAQVRPVVTKAAEEFVTPLAVGALAADKVFTELFSREDEHDVGHIRLSREADLIVVAPATADLMAKMANGLANDLASAVLMATDKRVLIAPAMNPKMWDHPATKRNRATLEKDGIRFVGPNSGEMAESGESGAGRMAEPLEIVAAIETLLDRRPKPLTGKTVIMTSGPTHEPIDPVRYIANRSSGKQGHAIAAALARLGATVRLVSGPVTIPDPEGVAVTRVESAREMRDAVEQFLPADAAVMVAAVADWRTAKEAGEKIKKKPGEKAPALQMVENPDILAGVGHSKLRPRLVVGFAAETQDLLKNARKKLDKKGADWIVANDVSHETGVMGGDRNAVRIVTRSGVEEWPDMSKDEVAERLAARIAAALQTVEV; this is translated from the coding sequence ATGGCCAGCATCACAATCCGCAATCTTGACGACACCATCAAGGAAAAATTGCGCCTGCGTGCCGCCGCGCACGGACGTTCGATGGAAGAAGAGGTCCGGCTCCTTCTCGGCGATCTGGCAAATACCACGCCGTTCGGGACTGTGGCTGCCGTGGTGGGCGAGCCTTCCGCCGTGTCGGGCTCATTATCCGGCCGGCGCGTACTTCTGATCATAGGCGGCGGTATCGCCGCCTATAAATGCCTTGACCTCATCCGGCGATTGCGCGAACGGGGCGCCCAGGTGCGGCCGGTCGTGACCAAGGCGGCGGAAGAATTTGTGACGCCGCTGGCTGTCGGCGCGCTCGCCGCTGACAAAGTCTTCACCGAGCTTTTCTCCCGCGAGGACGAGCACGATGTCGGCCATATCCGCCTGTCGCGTGAAGCCGATTTGATCGTCGTTGCGCCGGCGACGGCCGATCTCATGGCCAAAATGGCAAATGGTCTTGCGAACGACCTGGCATCTGCGGTGCTTATGGCGACCGACAAGCGCGTCCTGATCGCCCCGGCAATGAACCCGAAAATGTGGGACCATCCGGCCACGAAACGCAACCGCGCGACTCTGGAGAAGGACGGCATCCGTTTTGTCGGTCCGAACAGCGGCGAGATGGCGGAGAGTGGTGAAAGCGGTGCGGGCCGCATGGCCGAACCGCTGGAGATTGTTGCGGCGATCGAGACGCTGCTCGACCGCCGTCCCAAGCCGCTGACAGGCAAGACCGTCATCATGACCTCGGGCCCGACCCATGAGCCGATTGATCCGGTGCGCTATATCGCCAATCGTTCCTCCGGCAAGCAGGGCCACGCTATCGCCGCAGCACTGGCGAGGCTCGGCGCCACGGTACGGCTGGTTTCCGGTCCTGTGACAATTCCTGACCCCGAAGGCGTTGCGGTGACCCGCGTCGAGTCCGCGCGTGAGATGCGTGATGCGGTGGAGCAGTTCCTGCCCGCCGATGCCGCTGTCATGGTCGCTGCCGTGGCGGACTGGCGCACGGCAAAGGAGGCTGGCGAAAAGATCAAGAAAAAGCCTGGTGAAAAAGCCCCAGCACTGCAAATGGTCGAGAATCCCGATATTCTGGCCGGCGTCGGCCACAGTAAATTGCGACCACGCCTCGTTGTTGGCTTTGCCGCGGAAACCCAGGATCTGCTGAAGAACGCGCGCAAGAAGCTCGACAAGAAGGGTGCCGACTGGATCGTGGCCAACGATGTCAGTCATGAGACCGGTGTCATGGGCGGCGATCGCAACGCCGTGCGCATCGTCACCCGTTCAGGCGTGGAGGAATGGCCGGACATGAGCAAGGACGAGGTGGCCGAACGACTGGCTGCCAGGATCGCCGCTGCATTGCAGACGGTGGAGGTTTAG
- a CDS encoding SRPBCC family protein — MNEHVGNDRLGVVTAPRTVRIERILPGPIERVWAYLTESDKRKKWLAQGPMANYVGGDVKLTFYHSQLTDETTPAEFKKLEGTSNEGKVLRYEPPHVLSITWPDGGQDSEVTFELEAKGPDTSLRVTHTRLASADSMVMVASGWHTHLGVLIDHLNGDKPSGFWGNFERLRKEYTQIIVE, encoded by the coding sequence ATGAACGAGCATGTTGGAAATGATCGGCTCGGCGTTGTCACCGCGCCTCGTACGGTTCGCATCGAACGCATCCTGCCGGGCCCTATTGAACGGGTCTGGGCATATCTGACGGAATCGGACAAGCGCAAGAAATGGCTGGCGCAGGGCCCGATGGCCAATTATGTCGGCGGTGACGTCAAACTGACCTTTTACCATTCGCAACTTACGGACGAAACGACACCGGCCGAATTCAAGAAATTGGAAGGCACATCCAATGAGGGCAAGGTTCTTCGTTATGAACCGCCACATGTCTTGAGCATTACCTGGCCCGACGGGGGACAGGATTCCGAGGTCACGTTCGAGCTCGAAGCGAAAGGCCCCGACACTTCGCTGAGGGTAACGCATACGCGCCTTGCCAGTGCCGATTCCATGGTCATGGTTGCGAGCGGCTGGCACACCCATCTCGGCGTGCTCATCGATCATCTCAATGGAGACAAGCCGTCGGGATTCTGGGGCAACTTCGAACGACTCAGAAAGGAATACACCCAGATTATCGTCGAATAG
- the ubiB gene encoding 2-polyprenylphenol 6-hydroxylase — protein MSKLAATFRLMRAGWIMTREGVISALPAEGLSGLPAFGHRMAGLLARRRAMTAQRSERMSRAINKLGPSYVKLGQFLATRPDVVGNEVADDLALLQDQLDFFPMEASVKAIEGSLGRSVQDLYVSFNEPMAAASIAQVHPAFVRSNGELKKVAVKVVRPGVRQRFNNDLESFFLVAKWQERYVPATRRLRPIEVTRTLAQTTRIEMDMRLEAAALSEIGENTKDDPGFRVPTVDWERTGRDVLTLEWIDGVKMSDIEGLRAAGHNLIKLAETLIQSFLRHTLRDGFFHADMHPGNLFVDSDGHIVAVDFGITGRLGKKERRFLAEILYGFITRDYARVAEVHFEAGYVPHHHDVSSFAQAIRAIGEPIHGQPAETISMAKLLTLLFEVTELFDMETRPELVMLQKTMVVVEGVSRTLDPHFNMWKASEPVVGGWIRRNLGPQGILIDARDGANALLHLARQAPELLARADRLSQELDQMAANGLRFDEQTAKAIGKAEARHTRSGRIALWVIAICLVMITYKLVS, from the coding sequence ATGAGTAAGCTTGCAGCAACATTTCGCCTGATGCGGGCCGGATGGATCATGACGCGTGAGGGCGTCATATCTGCCTTGCCTGCGGAAGGCTTGAGCGGTCTTCCTGCGTTTGGTCATCGCATGGCCGGGCTCTTGGCCCGCCGGCGTGCAATGACCGCCCAGCGCTCCGAGCGTATGTCGCGCGCCATCAACAAACTCGGTCCATCCTACGTCAAGCTTGGCCAATTCCTGGCAACGCGGCCTGACGTGGTCGGAAATGAGGTGGCGGACGATCTTGCGCTCTTGCAGGACCAGCTTGATTTCTTTCCGATGGAGGCTTCGGTCAAGGCAATCGAAGGCTCGCTCGGACGGTCAGTCCAGGATCTTTATGTAAGCTTTAACGAACCAATGGCTGCCGCGTCGATTGCGCAGGTGCACCCGGCCTTCGTCAGAAGCAATGGCGAGCTCAAGAAGGTCGCCGTCAAGGTGGTGCGCCCGGGTGTCCGCCAGCGGTTCAACAATGATTTGGAGAGCTTTTTCCTGGTGGCGAAATGGCAGGAGCGTTATGTGCCTGCCACGCGCCGCCTGCGTCCCATCGAAGTCACGCGTACGCTCGCGCAAACCACCCGTATCGAAATGGACATGCGGCTTGAGGCGGCGGCACTGTCGGAAATTGGTGAAAACACCAAGGACGATCCGGGGTTCCGTGTTCCAACTGTGGATTGGGAGCGCACCGGACGCGACGTGCTGACGCTCGAATGGATCGACGGCGTGAAAATGTCGGACATCGAAGGTTTGCGCGCTGCCGGCCATAATCTCATCAAGCTCGCGGAAACGCTGATCCAGTCGTTCCTGCGCCACACATTGCGCGACGGCTTCTTCCATGCCGACATGCATCCCGGCAATCTCTTCGTCGATTCCGATGGTCATATTGTTGCGGTGGATTTTGGCATTACCGGCCGCCTGGGCAAGAAGGAACGCCGCTTCCTTGCCGAGATTCTCTACGGGTTCATCACCCGAGATTACGCACGGGTCGCCGAAGTGCATTTCGAAGCGGGCTATGTGCCGCATCATCATGATGTATCGAGCTTTGCCCAGGCAATCCGCGCCATTGGCGAGCCGATCCATGGCCAGCCGGCGGAAACGATTTCCATGGCGAAACTGCTGACACTGCTTTTCGAGGTCACCGAGTTATTCGACATGGAAACCCGGCCCGAGCTCGTCATGCTGCAAAAGACCATGGTCGTCGTTGAAGGCGTATCACGTACGTTGGATCCGCATTTCAACATGTGGAAAGCCTCCGAGCCGGTTGTCGGCGGCTGGATACGCCGCAATCTCGGCCCGCAAGGCATTCTCATTGATGCCCGCGACGGTGCGAATGCTCTACTGCATCTTGCCCGCCAGGCGCCCGAACTCCTGGCACGCGCCGATCGCTTGTCACAGGAACTCGACCAGATGGCGGCAAATGGTCTGCGCTTTGACGAACAGACAGCCAAGGCAATCGGCAAGGCGGAGGCGAGGCACACTCGCTCCGGGCGTATTGCTCTGTGGGTGATTGCAATTTGCCTTGTCATGATCACTTACAAGCTAGTCTCTTGA
- a CDS encoding GNAT family N-acetyltransferase — MIPTLETDRLILRPHRREDFEAVHAMWQHPTIYTQITGKPSTREQSWARLLRYAGLWPLIGYGFWAMEDKATGRFVGELGFADFQREISPPFGDAPEMGWVLAPEIHGKGYGSEALARVVNWGDTFFKQDRALCIISPENSASLRIAEKNGFNKVLETTYTDEPVILLERAFRPN; from the coding sequence ATGATTCCCACCCTTGAAACCGACCGCCTTATCCTGCGTCCCCATCGGCGCGAGGATTTTGAGGCGGTTCACGCCATGTGGCAGCATCCCACGATCTACACGCAGATAACGGGAAAGCCATCGACCCGCGAGCAATCCTGGGCTCGCCTCTTGCGCTATGCCGGTCTCTGGCCCCTGATCGGTTATGGCTTCTGGGCAATGGAAGACAAGGCAACGGGACGCTTTGTCGGCGAGCTCGGCTTTGCCGATTTTCAGCGGGAGATCAGTCCGCCGTTCGGTGACGCGCCGGAAATGGGGTGGGTCCTTGCGCCGGAAATTCACGGCAAGGGCTATGGCAGCGAAGCGCTTGCGAGGGTTGTCAACTGGGGCGATACATTCTTCAAGCAGGATCGGGCGCTTTGCATCATATCGCCGGAAAATTCCGCCTCGTTGCGAATTGCCGAAAAGAACGGCTTTAACAAGGTCCTCGAGACAACCTATACAGATGAGCCCGTCATACTTTTGGAACGGGCGTTTCGCCCCAACTAA
- the ubiE gene encoding bifunctional demethylmenaquinone methyltransferase/2-methoxy-6-polyprenyl-1,4-benzoquinol methylase UbiE, translating into MSQQRTGAHGGMETSFGFQDVSDGEKQARVNDVFHRVAKRYDVMNDLMSGGLHRIWKDSMIAWLSPSKTANWKVLDVAGGTGDIAFRIIEASNRNAHATVLDINGSMLGVGRDRAEKKGLADNTEFVEANAEVLPFQDASFDAYTIAFGIRNVPHIDRALSEAFRVLKPGGRFLCLEFSEVELPVLDKVYDAWSFNAIPKIGKAVTGDADSYQYLVESIRKFPRQADFAEMIRQAGFERVSWRNFTGGIAALHSGWKL; encoded by the coding sequence ATGAGCCAGCAACGCACCGGGGCCCATGGCGGCATGGAAACATCCTTCGGCTTTCAGGATGTCAGCGATGGGGAAAAGCAGGCACGCGTCAATGATGTCTTCCATCGCGTCGCCAAGCGCTACGATGTGATGAACGACCTGATGTCGGGCGGCCTTCATCGCATCTGGAAGGATTCGATGATCGCCTGGCTGTCACCTTCCAAGACGGCGAATTGGAAAGTGCTCGACGTGGCTGGCGGTACTGGCGACATCGCCTTCCGGATCATTGAAGCTTCCAACCGCAATGCCCATGCGACCGTGCTCGATATCAACGGCTCCATGCTCGGCGTCGGGCGCGACCGTGCCGAGAAAAAAGGCCTTGCCGACAACACCGAATTTGTCGAAGCCAATGCCGAGGTGCTTCCCTTCCAGGATGCGAGCTTCGATGCCTATACGATCGCTTTCGGCATCCGCAATGTCCCGCATATTGACCGCGCCCTGTCAGAAGCCTTCCGTGTCCTGAAGCCGGGCGGGCGGTTCCTTTGCCTCGAATTTTCCGAGGTTGAACTGCCGGTCCTCGACAAGGTCTATGACGCCTGGTCGTTCAATGCCATTCCGAAAATTGGCAAGGCTGTGACCGGCGATGCCGACAGTTATCAATATCTCGTCGAGTCGATCCGCAAGTTTCCGCGTCAGGCTGATTTCGCCGAGATGATCCGCCAGGCTGGTTTCGAACGTGTGAGCTGGCGCAATTTTACCGGCGGCATCGCTGCGCTGCATTCCGGCTGGAAGTTGTGA